A section of the Xiphias gladius isolate SHS-SW01 ecotype Sanya breed wild chromosome 8, ASM1685928v1, whole genome shotgun sequence genome encodes:
- the selenoo1 gene encoding selenoprotein O1 isoform X1 produces MAYLGPRLGPSRIFVPSVSVFRLLGSVGMDDMGLAMSRSPLERVDFDNVALRKLPLDPSAEPGVRQVKAACFSRVKPQPLTKPRFVAVSHEALALLGLTEEEVMDDPLGPEYLSGSKVMPGSEPAAHCYCGHQFGQFAGQLGDGAACYLGEVKVPPGQDRELLRENPSGRWEIQVKGAGLTPYSRQADGRKVLRSSIREFLCSEAMFFLGVPTTRAGSVVTSDSRVIRDVYYSGHPRHERCSVVLRIAPTFLRFGSFEIFKQADELTGRQGPSYGRDEIRGQMMDYVIEMFYPEIQQNYPDRVERNVAFFREVMLRTARLVAQWQCVGFCHGVLNTDNMSILGLTLDYGPYGFMDRFDPDFICNASDNSGRYSYQAQPAICRWNLVKLAEALAPELPPDRAEAVMDEYLDLYNGFYLENMRKKLGLLKKEEPEDEILITELLQTMHNTGADFTNTFRSLSQISCPSEGESEGEEALVKKATDLLLEQCASLVELKAANKPTMDPRELAMLLSMAQSNPALFQMISDRATIARQLDRLSRLKDLMETSQEELRTKQAEEWASWIARYRKRLARELEGQSDVQAVQEERVRVMDSTNPRVVLRNYIAQNAIEAAESGDFSEVQQVLKVLEKPFSSQPGLELPAWVGGGGATERGERDEGEEQQLEAASASTATARNPVPYDSKPPSWAHEICVTUSS; encoded by the exons ATGGCTTATTTAGGACCTCGGCTAGGACCGTCGCGCATCTTTGTTCCCAGTGTGTCCGTGTTCAGACTCCTCGGCTCGGTCGGCATGGACGACATGGGTCTGGCAATGAGTCGTTCCCCGTTGGAGCGGGTCGACTTTGACAACGTCGCCCTCAGGAAACTTCCCCTGGACCCGTCCGCGGAGCCGGGGGTGCGGCAGGTGAAAGCAGCGTGTTTCTCCCGCGTGAAGCCGCAGCCGCTGACAAAGCCTCGGTTCGTGGCTGTGTCGCATGAAGCCCTGGCGCTGCTGGGTCTCACTGAGGAGGAGGTCATGGACGATCCGCTCGGACCAGAGTATCTCAGCGGCTCCAAAGTGATGCCTGGGTCCGAGCCCGCCGCACACTGCTACTGCGGCCACCAGTTCGGCCAGTTCGCCGGGCAGCTGGGCGATGGGGCGGCCTGCTACCTGGGGGAGGTGAAGGTGCCACCCGGCCAGGATCGCGAACTGCTGCGGGAGAACCCGAGCGGCCGCTGGGAGATTCAGGTGAAGGGAGCAGGACTGACTCCTTACTCCAG ACAAGCTGATGGCCGTAAGGTCCTGCGTTCCAGTATAAGAGAGTTCCTCTGCAGTGAGGCGATGTTCTTCCTGGGTGTACCCACCACCAGAGCAGGCTCCGTAGTGACCTCTGACAGCAGGGTCATACGGGATGTATACTACAGCGGACACCCTCGCCATGAGAGATGCTCTGTGGTCCTCCGCATCGCTCCCACCTTCCTGAG GTTTGGGTCCTTTGAAATCTTTAAGCAGGCAGACGAGCTCACAGGCCGCCAGGGTCCCAGCTACGGACGGGATGAGATCCGAGGTCAGATGATGGATTACGTCATCGAGATGTTTTACCCTGAGATCCAGCAGAACTACCCAGACCGAGTGGAGAGGAACGTGGCTTTCTTCAGAGAG GTGATGCTTCGTACGGCTCGACTCGTAGCACAGTGGCAGTGTGTAGGTTTCTGTCACGGAGTGCTGAACACAGACAACATGAGCATCCTGGGACTTACGCTGGACTATGGTCCATATGGTTTCATGGACAG GTTTGATCCGGATTTCATTTGCAACGCCTCCGACAACTCCGGCCGTTACTCCTACCAGGCCCAGCCGGCTATCTGCAGGTGGAACCTGGTGAAGCTAGCAGAGGCTCTTGCTCCAGAGCTTCCGCCAGACCGGGCTGAGGCCGTCATGGACGAGTACCTGGATCTGTATAATGGCTTCTACCTTGAGAACATGAGGAAGAAACTGGGTTTATTGAAGAAGGAGGAGCCCGAGGATGAAATTCTGATCACTGAGCTGCTGCAGACCATGCACAACACAG GTGCGGACTTCACAAACACCTTCCGCAGCTTGAGTCAGATTTCCTGTCCCTCCGAGGGAGAAAGTGAAGGAGAAGAGGCGCTTGTGAAGAAAGCCACAGACCTCCTGCTGGAACAGTGTGCCTCCTTGGTGGAGCTAAAGGCTGCCAACAAACCTACTATGGATCCACG TGAGCTGGCGATGCTGCTCTCTATGGCTCAGAGCAACCCAGCGTTGTTCCAGATGATCTCAGACAGGGCGACAATAGCGAGGCAGTTAGACAGACTCAGCAGACTGAAAGACCTGATGGAGACCAGTCAGGAGGAGCTGAGAACCAAACAGGCTGAGGAGTGGGCCAGCTGGATCGCACGCTATAG GAAGCGTCTGGCTCGCGAGCTGGAGGGCCAGAGTGATGTGCAGGCTGTgcaggaggagagggtgagggTGATGGATAGCACCAACCCTCGCGTGGTACTCAGGAACTACATTGCCCAGAATGCAATAGAGGCTGCTGAAAGTGGAGACTTTTCTGAG GTCCAGCAGGTCCTCAAGGTTCTGGAGAAGCCTTTTTCTTCCCAGCCAGGTCTGGAGCTCCCTGCATGGGTGGGCGGAGGCGGTGCCACCGAACGGGGAGAGAGGGACGAAGGAGAGGAGCAACAGCTAGAGGCTGCGTCTGCAtccacagccacagccagaAATCCTGTTCCCTATGACAGCAAGCCCCCATCTTGGGCCCATGAAATCTGTGTCACATGATCTTCGTAG
- the selenoo1 gene encoding selenoprotein O1 isoform X2: MAYLGPRLGPSRIFVPSVSVFRLLGSVGMDDMGLAMSRSPLERVDFDNVALRKLPLDPSAEPGVRQVKAACFSRVKPQPLTKPRFVAVSHEALALLGLTEEEVMDDPLGPEYLSGSKVMPGSEPAAHCYCGHQFGQFAGQLGDGAACYLGEVKVPPGQDRELLRENPSGRWEIQVKGAGLTPYSRQADGRKVLRSSIREFLCSEAMFFLGVPTTRAGSVVTSDSRVIRDVYYSGHPRHERCSVVLRIAPTFLRFGSFEIFKQADELTGRQGPSYGRDEIRGQMMDYVIEMFYPEIQQNYPDRVERNVAFFREVMLRTARLVAQWQCVGFCHGVLNTDNMSILGLTLDYGPYGFMDRFDPDFICNASDNSGRYSYQAQPAICRWNLVKLAEALAPELPPDRAEAVMDEYLDLYNGFYLENMRKKLGLLKKEEPEDEILITELLQTMHNTGADFTNTFRSLSQISCPSEGESEGEEALVKKATDLLLEQCASLVELKAANKPTMDPRELAMLLSMAQSNPALFQMISDRATIARQLDRLSRLKDLMETSQEELRTKQAEEWASWIARYRKRLARELEGQSDVQAVQEERVRVMDSTNPRVVLRNYIAQNAIEAAESGDFSEVQQVLKVLEKPFSSQPGLELPAWVGGGGATERGERDEGEEQQLEAASASTATARNPVPYDSKPPSWAHEICVT, from the exons ATGGCTTATTTAGGACCTCGGCTAGGACCGTCGCGCATCTTTGTTCCCAGTGTGTCCGTGTTCAGACTCCTCGGCTCGGTCGGCATGGACGACATGGGTCTGGCAATGAGTCGTTCCCCGTTGGAGCGGGTCGACTTTGACAACGTCGCCCTCAGGAAACTTCCCCTGGACCCGTCCGCGGAGCCGGGGGTGCGGCAGGTGAAAGCAGCGTGTTTCTCCCGCGTGAAGCCGCAGCCGCTGACAAAGCCTCGGTTCGTGGCTGTGTCGCATGAAGCCCTGGCGCTGCTGGGTCTCACTGAGGAGGAGGTCATGGACGATCCGCTCGGACCAGAGTATCTCAGCGGCTCCAAAGTGATGCCTGGGTCCGAGCCCGCCGCACACTGCTACTGCGGCCACCAGTTCGGCCAGTTCGCCGGGCAGCTGGGCGATGGGGCGGCCTGCTACCTGGGGGAGGTGAAGGTGCCACCCGGCCAGGATCGCGAACTGCTGCGGGAGAACCCGAGCGGCCGCTGGGAGATTCAGGTGAAGGGAGCAGGACTGACTCCTTACTCCAG ACAAGCTGATGGCCGTAAGGTCCTGCGTTCCAGTATAAGAGAGTTCCTCTGCAGTGAGGCGATGTTCTTCCTGGGTGTACCCACCACCAGAGCAGGCTCCGTAGTGACCTCTGACAGCAGGGTCATACGGGATGTATACTACAGCGGACACCCTCGCCATGAGAGATGCTCTGTGGTCCTCCGCATCGCTCCCACCTTCCTGAG GTTTGGGTCCTTTGAAATCTTTAAGCAGGCAGACGAGCTCACAGGCCGCCAGGGTCCCAGCTACGGACGGGATGAGATCCGAGGTCAGATGATGGATTACGTCATCGAGATGTTTTACCCTGAGATCCAGCAGAACTACCCAGACCGAGTGGAGAGGAACGTGGCTTTCTTCAGAGAG GTGATGCTTCGTACGGCTCGACTCGTAGCACAGTGGCAGTGTGTAGGTTTCTGTCACGGAGTGCTGAACACAGACAACATGAGCATCCTGGGACTTACGCTGGACTATGGTCCATATGGTTTCATGGACAG GTTTGATCCGGATTTCATTTGCAACGCCTCCGACAACTCCGGCCGTTACTCCTACCAGGCCCAGCCGGCTATCTGCAGGTGGAACCTGGTGAAGCTAGCAGAGGCTCTTGCTCCAGAGCTTCCGCCAGACCGGGCTGAGGCCGTCATGGACGAGTACCTGGATCTGTATAATGGCTTCTACCTTGAGAACATGAGGAAGAAACTGGGTTTATTGAAGAAGGAGGAGCCCGAGGATGAAATTCTGATCACTGAGCTGCTGCAGACCATGCACAACACAG GTGCGGACTTCACAAACACCTTCCGCAGCTTGAGTCAGATTTCCTGTCCCTCCGAGGGAGAAAGTGAAGGAGAAGAGGCGCTTGTGAAGAAAGCCACAGACCTCCTGCTGGAACAGTGTGCCTCCTTGGTGGAGCTAAAGGCTGCCAACAAACCTACTATGGATCCACG TGAGCTGGCGATGCTGCTCTCTATGGCTCAGAGCAACCCAGCGTTGTTCCAGATGATCTCAGACAGGGCGACAATAGCGAGGCAGTTAGACAGACTCAGCAGACTGAAAGACCTGATGGAGACCAGTCAGGAGGAGCTGAGAACCAAACAGGCTGAGGAGTGGGCCAGCTGGATCGCACGCTATAG GAAGCGTCTGGCTCGCGAGCTGGAGGGCCAGAGTGATGTGCAGGCTGTgcaggaggagagggtgagggTGATGGATAGCACCAACCCTCGCGTGGTACTCAGGAACTACATTGCCCAGAATGCAATAGAGGCTGCTGAAAGTGGAGACTTTTCTGAG GTCCAGCAGGTCCTCAAGGTTCTGGAGAAGCCTTTTTCTTCCCAGCCAGGTCTGGAGCTCCCTGCATGGGTGGGCGGAGGCGGTGCCACCGAACGGGGAGAGAGGGACGAAGGAGAGGAGCAACAGCTAGAGGCTGCGTCTGCAtccacagccacagccagaAATCCTGTTCCCTATGACAGCAAGCCCCCATCTTGGGCCCATGAAATCTGTGTCACATGA